From a single Candoia aspera isolate rCanAsp1 chromosome 2, rCanAsp1.hap2, whole genome shotgun sequence genomic region:
- the LOC134492572 gene encoding zinc finger protein 474-like, producing METALMKKTLSKHHKTLPNAGKNVTNIPSRLSSKQASTSIGSELPALSPDVVGLSSVVKTNPRKKRPKTVTVSKRSGTGSMSQDQWDRPVIPPRRPGLRVCYICGKEFGSQSLPIHEPKCLEKWHIENDKLPKHLRRAPPIKAQVPPGKSHSIGAENEAAAQSYRVQLQPCQNCGHTFLPDRLLVHQRSCKAKSSPGSSNNSSSKLLTSTGYGPSSSISDKVNEKASYL from the coding sequence ATGGAAACAGCTTTAATGAAAAAGACTTTGAGCAAACATCATAAAACTCTGCCAAATGCTGGAAAAAACGTTACTAATATCCCGAGCAGATTGTCTTCAAAACAGGCTTCGACATCCATCGGGTCAGAGCTTCCTGCGCTTTCACCAGATGTAGTGGGTTTAAGTTCTGTTGTTAAAACAAACCCTAGAAAGAAGAGGCCCAAGACTGTGACAGTATCAAAACGGTCAGGTACTGGAAGTATGTCCCAGGATCAATGGGATCGGCCAGTTATTCCACCAAGACGACCGGGCTTAAGGGTGTGCTATATCTGTGGCAAAGAGTTTGGTTCACAGTCTCTTCCTATTCATGAACCAAAATGCCTGGAGAAGTGGCATATTGAAAATGACAAACTACCAAAGCATCTCAGGAGAGCACCACCCATTAAAGCTCAGGTTCCTCCTGGAAAGTCTCACAGTATTGGGGCTGAAAATGAAGCAGCAGCTCAAAGTTACCGAGTTCAGCTCCAGCCCTGTCAAAACTGTGGTCACACTTTCCTTCCAGACCGCCTCCTTGTACATCAAAGGAGTTGTAAAGCGAAGTCTAGTCCAGGTTCTTCAAACAACAGTTCTTCCAAATTGCTTACATCTACAGGTTATGGGCCATCATCCTCCATATCAGACAAGGTAAATGAGAAGGCATCATACCTATGA